In Rodentibacter haemolyticus, the DNA window ATCATATTTGGGATTTTGAAGAAATTTGGCAAAAATTATTACATTGTACTCAACAAACGCTTTCTCGTTTGAAAGAAATGACTATTCCGTTAAGTGAAGTCATTGGTATCGGCGTTACGACTTTTGGCGTAGATGGGACAATGTTTGATAAACAGGGAAAACAATTGTATCCGGTTATTTCGTGGAAATGTCCTCGCACGCAAATGATAATGCAACGTCTTGAGCATTATCTTGATGTACAAAAACTGTATCAACGTAACGGTGTCGGGCAATATGCGTTTAATACCTTATTCAAATTGTTATGGTTAAAAGAAAATCAGCCGACACTTTATGCCCGAATGGATAAGTTCCTGTTTATTTCATCAATGATTACCTATCGTTTGACCGGCAATCTCACCACCGACCGTACAATGGCGGGAACATCAATGATGACAAATCTTTCTAGCGGTGATTGGGATCAGGAAGTTCTGCAAGTATTAGGTTTAACACCCGACCGTTTTCCCCCAATGTTAAATGCCGGCGAGCAAGTCGGCGTGTTGAATGCGACGTTAACAGAACAACTTGGTTTATCGCCTATACCTGTTATTTCCTGCGGACACGATACGCAATTTGCCGTGTTCGGCTCAGGGGCGGCATTACATCAACCGGTTCTCAGTTCCGGCACTTGGGAAATTTTAATGGCCCGGACTCATATAGCCGAACCGGACATTGCTTTTATACCACAAGGATTAACCACAGAATTTGATGCACAGTCTAATTGTTTCAATCCGGCGGTGCAGTGGGTCGGCTCGGGTGTAATGGAATGGGTCGGCAGAATGTTTTTCTCCGATGTAATGAATAGTGAACGGTATTACGAAACAATGATCCGTGAAGCTGAACAACAAGCGGTTGGTTCCGGTGGTATTTTTGCCGGCGGATGTTTTTCTGAACTTCACAAGGGCACGCTTTACGGCTTATCAATGCACTGTCAACGGGGGCAGATCTATCGAGCAATGTTGGAGTATATGGCATTACGGCTGAAACAAGGCTTAACGGTTTTACAACAGGTCAGCCATTTCCAAGCGGAAAGTGTGATTTGCGTTGGCGGCGGTTCAAAGAACCGTTTGTGGAATCAAATTCGTGCCGATGTACTGAATTTGCCGATAGAGATTGTCGATGTGTCTGAAAGCACGGTGTTAGGCGCGGCAATGTTTGTTTTTACTGCGCTTAGAGTTTATCCGAATGTCGAAACCGCCCAACGGCAAATGCGGGCAAAAACACAACGAATCTATCCGTCGGCTCAATCCGTCGCTTATCAACAATGGTTACAGCAATATCAGGAGCGTCTATGTTAAAAGGTATTCACCCGGTAATTTCCCCCGAACTGTTAAAAATACTTGCCGAAATGGGGCACGGCGATGAGATTGTGTTGGCAGATGCCCATTTCCCGGCACATGCTCTTCATCATAAGGTGATTCGGGCGGATGGTGTCAATGTCGCCACTCTCTTAACCGCAATCAGTCCGTTATTTGAATTTGATACTTATGTGGATGCACCGTTAATAATGATGCAAGCGGTCACAGGTGATACGCTCGATCCGCAAGTTGAACAAAACTATGCCGCCGCCATTAAAAGTGCGGTCGGAAATTGTCCTGTTTTAGCCCGAATCGAACGCTTTGCTTTTTATGAGCGGGCGAAATCCGCTTATGCCGTCGTAATCAGCGGTGAAACCGCTAAATATGGCAATATTATTCTCAAAAAAGGCGTTACACCGATTTCATTATAACCATAAAGGAATTTTATTATGACAAGAATCGAGCTTTCACAAAAAATTATTGATACTTGCTTGGAAATGACCCGTTTAGGGTTAAATCAAGGTACCGCAGGTAATGTCAGTGTACGTTATCAAAACGGTATGTTAATTACCCCGACCGGCACTCCCTACCATTTGCTTACGCCGGAGCAAATTGTGTTTGTCGATAATAACGGACAGCATGAAGAAGGTAAATTGCCTTCCAGTGAATGGCATTTCCACCTTGCGGTTTATCAAGCCCGTCAAGATGCTAATGCTGTAGTACATAACCATGCCATAAATTGTGCGGCAGTTTCGATTTTAGAAAAATCCATTCCGCCGTTTCACTATATGATCGGGGTAGGGGGGGCGGATCACATTCCTTGTGTGCCCTATGCTACGTTCGGTACGCCAAAATTGGCGGAATATGTGCGAGAAGGAATCCGACAATCTAAGGCAATTTTGCTTGCTCACCACGGTATGATTGCCGCTGAAAGCAATTTGGATAAAGCCTTATGGCTTGCACATGAAGTTGAAGTGCTTGCCGAATGGTATATCAAATTGCTTGCTACGGGTTTGGATATTCCGTTGTTGTCCGAGCAAGAAATGTCAGTGGTATTAGGCAAATTTAAATCCTATGGGTTGCGTATTGAAGAGTAGTTTTCGCTTCCCTTTTCTTATTTTCCTTTACATAAGGAGTGATCTATGACTGCAAAAGTATTAGAGAAAAAGTATGTTGTTCCCTTTATTTTAATTACCTCATTATTCGCATTATGGGGATTTGCCAATGATATTACCAATCCGATGGTGGCGGCGTTTCAAACGGTGATGGAAATGCCGGCGGCTGAAGCAGCCCTTATTCAATTTGCGTTCTACGGTGGTTACGGCACAATGGCCATTCCCGCGGCGTTGTTTATCGGACGTTATAGCTACAAAGCCGGTATTTTGTTGGGCTTAGGGCTTTATGCTATCGGTGCGTTATTGTTTTATCCGGCTGCGATTTATGAAGAGTTTATCTTCTTCTTACTTTCCATTTATATCCTTACCTTTGGTTTGGCATTTTTGGAAACCACAGCAAATCCTTATATCCTTTCAATGGGGGATCCGAAAACGGCAACCCGCCGACTTAATTTCGCTCAATCTTTTAACCCATTAGGTTCAATTAGCGGGATGTTTATTGCCTCACAATTTGTCTTGACCGCCTTGGAATCGGATAAGCGTAATGCGGATGGTAGTTTAATTTTTAATACCCTATCTGCGGCGGAAAAAGCGGTCATCAAAACTCATGACTTAGAAGTTATCCGTAACCCTTATGTTATTCTCGGTTTGGTGGTTATCGGTATTTTTATTGTTATCGCTCTTTTTAAAATGCCGACCACCAAAATCGAAGAAGAGGCAAAAATTCCGTTTTCCACCGCAGTTAAACGTTTAGCGGCAAACGCCAAATATCGCGAAGGGGTGATTGCGCAAGTCTTTTATGTCGGTGTTCAAATTATGGTGTGGACGTTTATCATTCAGTATGCGGAACGTTTAGGGTTTACCAAAGCCGAAGCGCAGCACTACAACATCATTGCAATGGGGATTTTTATTATCAGTCGATTTATCAGTACCGCACTAATGAAATATCTAAAAGCGGAATTTATTTTAACCTTATTTGCAATCGGAGGTTTCTTCAGCATAGTAGGGGTTATCTTTATTGATGGCGTTGCAGGGTTATACTGCTTAGTGCTTACTTCAGCCTTTATGTCGTTGATGTTCCCGACGATTTACGGTATCGCGCTCAACGACCTAAAAGAAGAATCCACACTCGGTGCGGCAGGATTAGTGATGGCGATTGTCGGCGGCGCATTAATGCCACCGTTACAAGGAATGCTTATCGACCAAGGAACAATAATGGGAATGCCGGCAGTGAATGTTTCCTTTATCTTACCTCTCCTTTGTTTCGTAATGATTGCCATCTACGGTTTCAGAACTTGGAAAATACATAAATAAACTTGAATTTGACCGCACTTTAATCTGCACCCCAAAAGTCGGATAACCGAACCGACAAATTAAGGTGCGGATTTTTATGGGTAAACATTACTCAACGGCATTTAAATTAAACTACGTTAAATTTAATAGTTATTTTATTGATTCAAATCAATACATTCATCCACAAAAAATCCCTTATCTTGTTATCATCCCAATACTCAATTAGAGGTATCAATATATTTTGCTAGAGTAGTGAGAAGTGATTATGGCTAAATTAAAAAGTTTTTCGGTTTTAACCGCACTTATTTTTGTGGGGGTGGGGGCAGTAGTGCTTTTGGGGGTGCAACAAGTAATGAAGGCGACAAATTCCACTGAATTTTGTTTGAGTTGTCATTCTATGGAACAGCCTAAAGCGGAATGGGAAGCCAGTTCACATTTTTCCAATGCTAAAGGCATTCGGGCAGAATGTGCTGATTGTCATGTTCCGCAAGACGGCTTGCATTATGTTAAGGCTAAATTTATTGCTTTGAAAGATTTGTGGTACACCATCACAGATAAATTGCCGAACCAAGATGTTTATGAAAAATATCGATCAGAGATGGCGCAACGGGTTTGGAAAGAGATGAAGGAGACTGATTCAGCCACTTGCAAATCTTGCCACAGTGCAGATGCCATGGAATTGAGTGAACAATCCGAAGCAGCACGGAAAATGCATAAATTGGCACAAGAAACGAATCAAACCTGTATTGATTGCCATAAGGGATTAGTGCATTTTATGCCGGAAATGGAAGTCGATAATGCAGCCGCTGCGGATGAGTTAACGAAACATGGCGGCGAATTTTCTAATCATGATAAGACACTTTACGCATTAGCGATGAAATCGGTTCAATCGGTACAAGGTGGTGAGGTGCGTTTAATGCCTTATGCCGAATTAACCGATTGGAAAGAAACGAATGGAAAATTGACCGCACTTTTGAAAGGTTGGCAACAAGTCGGCGCTGAAAGTGTGATGTATATGGATTTAGGTAAACGAATTACGGTGGCATTACTTAGTGATGAGGTAAAAGATAAAGCACAGGTTGTGAAAACGGTGCACGATTCGGTCACTGATTCCGAATGGAATGCGATCACAATGGAAATCATTGCGCCAAAAGAAGCGGTAACAGCCAATATTTCCGCATTGAATCATTTTGGTAATAATTTAAATCAAACCCATTGTAGCGGTTGTCATGCGGTAATTGATGCGGATCACTATACGGCTAATCAATGGATCGGCATCGTAAATTCGATGAAAGATCGTACATCAATGAGTGCTGATGATGTACGTACTTTAACGATTTTCTTACAACGTAATGGGAAAGATATGGTCGGTTCATCTCACTAATATTTTTTAATCATAAGACACCGAGCTTATATGCCTAAGTCGAAAGATATGGTAGTAAGCCAGAATAGGCTCCGCTTATTCCATGGATACGCAAGAAATTGTTTATCCACTCGTATTTAGAAAGGGTCTTTATTTTAACTTTAAACCTGGAGTCTATTATGAAAAAAGACAAAATCAATACGAAGCGTAAAGACTTTTTGAAAAATTCCTCACTAGGCGCTGCCGGAATTTCATTAAGTGGAGCGATTGACGGTGGTGTTATTGGTGCGTTAGCTTCCGCCTCTGCAGTCGCAGCCGAATCTACAACGGTTGTTACCGCCGCACATTGGGGACCGCTCGGTGTTGTCGTTGAAAACGGTAAAGTGGTTAAATCCGGCCCTGCCATTGTTCCTGCATTAGAAAATGAATTGCAATCTGTGGTGGCTGATCAACTTTATAGTGAAACCCGCATTAAATATCCTATGGTGCGTAAAGGTTATTTAGAAAATCCCGGAAAGAGTGATACCACCCTGCGTGGGCATGATGAATGGGTGCGGGTTTCTTGGGAGCAGGCACTGGATTTGGTGGATAAAGAGTTTAAACGGGTTCGAGCCGAAGGGGGCTTCGAAAATATATTCGGAGGCTCTTACGGTTGGAAAAGTTCGGGTTCTTTACACTCAAGCCGTACGCTGTTGCACCGCTATTTAAATGCGACAGGAGGATTCGTAGGACACAAAGGCGACTATTCTACCGGTGCTGCTCAGGTCATAATACCGCATGTTCTCGGTACGATTGAGGTTTATGAACAACAAACCAGTTGGGAAACGATTTTAGAAACGTCGGAATTAGTTGTGTTGTGGTCAGCTAATCCGATTACAACGATGCGTATCGCTTGGACGGCAACCGATCAAAAGGGGTTGGAATATTTCAAAAAATTAAAAGAATCCGGTAAACGGATTATTTGTATTGATCCGGTTAAAAGCGAAAGCTGCGAATATCTTGGTGCGGAGTGGATTCCTATTCATACGGCGACTGATGTAGCATTAATGTTAGGCATTGCACATACTTTAGTTGCTGCTGACAAACATGATAAAGAATTCCTGAAAAAATACACGACCGGTTATGATAAGTTTGAACGTTATTTATTAGGAAAAGAAGACGGTCAAGTTAAAGATGCACAATGGGCAGCCGAAATTTGTGGCGTACCTGCGGAAGTTATTGGTCAATTAGCCAATGATTTTTCATCGAAACGAACGATGTTAATGGCGGGTTGGGGAATGCAGCGTCAACGCCATGGCGAACAAACTCATTGGATGTTGGTTACTCTGGCGTCTATGTTAGGTCAAATAGGTTTGCCAGGCGGTGGTTTCGGATTAAGTTATCATTATTCTAACGGCGGCGTACCGACAACAACCGGAGGGGTAATCGGTGCTATGTCTGCGACATTGGATAACGATACGTCAAATACAGGGCAATCTTGGTTATCAAAATCGGCTAAACTCAGTTTCCCGCTTGCCCGTATCTCAGATGTGTTATTAAATCCGGGTAAAACGATTGAATTTAACGGTACGGAAATTACCTACCCGGATATTAAGTTAATTTATTGGGCCGGAGGTAATCCGTTTGTACACCATCAAGATACCAATACGTTAGTAAAAGCATGGCAAAAACCGGAAACCATAATTGTTAATGAAGTTAACTGGACACCGACTGCCCGTATGGCGGATATCGTATTACCAATCACGACAAGTTATGAACGTAATGATTTAACAATGACGGGAGATTATTCAATGATGCATATTCTCCCGATGAAAAAGGTTGTGGAACCGCAATTTGAAGCTCGAAGTGATTACGATGTGTTCGCAGAATTGGCAAAACGAGCCGGGGTGGAAGACCTATTTACCGAAGGTAAAACAGAAATGGATTGGCTGAAATATTTTTACCAATCAGCATTTAATGCAGCCCGTAAAAACCGAGTGTTAATGCCAAAATTTGAGAAATTCTGGGAAGAGAATAAACCTATTACTTTTACCGCAAATGAAAAAGCGAAGAAATGGGTACGTTACGGAGAATTTCGTGAAGATCCGTTATTGAACCCATTGGGTACGCCATCCGGTAAAATTGAAATTTATTCTGAGGTCGTTGCTAAAATGCAGTATGACGATTGTAAAGGTCATCCGACTTGGATGGTGCCGGAAGAATTTGCCGGCAATGTAACGGCTGAAGCACCGCTTGCGTTAGTTACTCCGCATCCTTATTATCGTTTACATAGTCAATTAGCTAATACGTCACTACGTGAAAAATATGCGGTAAGCGATCGTGAACCTGTATTAATTAATACGGCAGATGCTAAGGTTCGTGGCATTGTGAACGGCGATGTGGTACGTGTTTTCAACCGACGCGGTCAAGTTTTGGCGGGGGCTGTAGTGACGGACGGAATCATCAAAGGCACAGTGGCATTATATGAAGGTGCTTGGTATGACCCGCACGAATTGGCTACGGCAGAAAAACCATTGTGCAAAAACGGTTGCCCTAACGTTTTAACCCGTGATGAAGGCACATCTAAATTAGCACAAGGAAACTCACCGAATACCGCTATTGTTCAGGTTGAGAAATTTGTAGGTGAAGTCCCTGCCGTAACAGTGTTTAAAGAACCTAAATATATGCAGATGTAATTTTAGGCGATTAGGCAATATAGATGTCGCCCAAAATGACGTATAGATTATAGGGCTGATTCCGGTATCGTAGCGGGCTCAGCCTTTGTAATTTCATTCAAAAATAATTAATAAATCCAATTTTTAGAGACAGATCAACTTAGCTTTCCATTGAGTTACCTTAACAAATCAGGTAAACTACCGTCCCGTCTATTGATAGCTAATCCTCTTTGATTTCTGACCGCACTTTCGGTGGAATATATAAGCAAAGTGATTAGCTATAATCATTTCTATCCCAACAAAGATTAGGTTCTCTATGGCTACAAATTATATTTTCGTTACCGGTGGTGTGGTTTCATCGTTAGGTAAAGGCATTGCAGCGGCCTCATTAGCGGCAATTTTAGAAGCGCGTGGTTTAAACGTGACCATTATGAAACTTGACCCTTACATTAATGTGGATCCGGGGACAATGAGCCCTACACAGCATGGTGAAGTCTTTGTTACTCAAGACGGCGCTGAAACAGACTTGGATCTCGGGCATTATGAACGTTTCATTCGTACCAAAATGACAAAACGTAATAATTTCACCACCGGTAAAATCTATTCTGAAGTATTACGTAAAGAACGCCGTGGTGATTACTTAGGGGCAACCATTCAGGTTATTCCGCATATTACCAATGAAATCAAAGATCGTGTTATTGCCGGGGCGCAAGGTCATGATGTCGTGATTGTAGAAGTGGGGGGCACTGTCGGGGATATTGAATCTTTACCCTTCCTCGAAGCCTTACGTCAGCTGGCGGTACAAGTGGGGCGTGAACACACCTTATTTATGCATTTAACCTTAGTTCCTTACATTCCTACAGCCGGTGAAGTGAAAACGAAACCGACGCAGCATTCCGTGAAGGAATTGCTTTCTATCGGGATTCAACCGGATGTATTGATCTGCCGTTCTGACCGAATGATTCCGCCGAATGAACGTGCGAAAATTGCACTATTTTGTAATGTGCCGGAGCGTGCGGTTATTTCATTAAAGGATGTCAATTCGATTTATCAAATTCCGGCATTATTAAAATCTCAAGGTTTAGATGATTTCGTATGTGAGCGTTTTCGTTTGAATTGTCCGGAAGCGGATCTTTCCGAATGGGAACAAGTGCTTTATAAACAAGCGAATCCGGTCGGGGAAGTCACCATCGGTATGGTCGGGAAATATATCGAATTGCCGGATGCCTACAAATCCGTGAATGAAGCATTAAAACACGCAGGCTTAACCAATCGCCTAACCGTGAATATCAAATACATTGATTCGCAAGATGTAGAAACCAAAGGCGTAGAAGTATTAAAGGGGATAGACGGTATTCTTGTACCGGGTGGTTTTGGTTATCGCGGTGTGGAAGGCAAAATTATGACTGCACAGTATGCGCGTGAAAATCACATTCCCTACCTAGGCATTTGTTTAGGAATGCAAATTGCATTGATTGAATATGCACGTAACGTTGCGGGACTAGCCAAGGCAAACTCCTCCGAATTTGACCGCACTTGCGAACAACCGGTGGTAGCGTTAATCACCGAATGGCAGGATGCGGAAGGAAATACAGAGGTTAGAACCGATAACTCGGATCTTGGCGGAACGATGCGTTTGGGAGCACAACAATGCCATTTAATCGAAGGCAGCCGTGCGCGTGAATTATATGGTTCGGAAATTATTGAAGAACGTCATCGCCACCGCTACGAAGTGAATAACACCTTGCTTCCTCAAATTGAAAAGGCAGGCTTGAAAGTGACAGGTTTATCTGCGGATAAAAAATTGGTGGAGATCATCGAAGTGCCGAATCATCCTTGGTTTGTGGCTTGTCAATTCCATCCGGAATTTACTTCCACGCCACGTGACGGTCATCCGTTATTTGCCGGGTTTGTAAAAGCGGCTTATGAAAATCATAAAAAGTCAGCGTAAACTTGTTTGATTCATTAATCACTTAGTGTGCCGAATCTCTAAAATTTTAATACCCTAGATAAAAATCAGGGGGGAACTGTATCCCCCCCTAATCTGATAATCCGAAGTAATTAATTAGCCGATAGCATATCGTTTTACCTACCGAAATGGATTTGATCATTTAATCTGTCCGGTATTCTATCCGTTATATTTTTAGCCTTACGATCTCACTAAGTCTTTTTTCTTGATTGTTTATTAATGGGAAACGGACGTTGTTTTTTTCAAACAATAATATCCAACAAGGGCTGAAACCGTAGAGCCAAGCAAGATCCCCAAGCGTGAAAGCGCATTCACACTTTCGCCTGCGTTTGCCTCAAAGGCGAGACTTGCCAAAAACATCGACATGGTAAAACCGATACCGCATAAAATTGCGACTGCAAAAATTTGTTTAAAGTTAATTCCCTCCG includes these proteins:
- the fucK gene encoding L-fuculokinase → MSVVLIFDCGATNLRTIAIDQYGKIVAAHHLPNKTKQGLESPDYHIWDFEEIWQKLLHCTQQTLSRLKEMTIPLSEVIGIGVTTFGVDGTMFDKQGKQLYPVISWKCPRTQMIMQRLEHYLDVQKLYQRNGVGQYAFNTLFKLLWLKENQPTLYARMDKFLFISSMITYRLTGNLTTDRTMAGTSMMTNLSSGDWDQEVLQVLGLTPDRFPPMLNAGEQVGVLNATLTEQLGLSPIPVISCGHDTQFAVFGSGAALHQPVLSSGTWEILMARTHIAEPDIAFIPQGLTTEFDAQSNCFNPAVQWVGSGVMEWVGRMFFSDVMNSERYYETMIREAEQQAVGSGGIFAGGCFSELHKGTLYGLSMHCQRGQIYRAMLEYMALRLKQGLTVLQQVSHFQAESVICVGGGSKNRLWNQIRADVLNLPIEIVDVSESTVLGAAMFVFTALRVYPNVETAQRQMRAKTQRIYPSAQSVAYQQWLQQYQERLC
- the fucU gene encoding L-fucose mutarotase; translation: MLKGIHPVISPELLKILAEMGHGDEIVLADAHFPAHALHHKVIRADGVNVATLLTAISPLFEFDTYVDAPLIMMQAVTGDTLDPQVEQNYAAAIKSAVGNCPVLARIERFAFYERAKSAYAVVISGETAKYGNIILKKGVTPISL
- the fucA gene encoding L-fuculose-phosphate aldolase — its product is MTRIELSQKIIDTCLEMTRLGLNQGTAGNVSVRYQNGMLITPTGTPYHLLTPEQIVFVDNNGQHEEGKLPSSEWHFHLAVYQARQDANAVVHNHAINCAAVSILEKSIPPFHYMIGVGGADHIPCVPYATFGTPKLAEYVREGIRQSKAILLAHHGMIAAESNLDKALWLAHEVEVLAEWYIKLLATGLDIPLLSEQEMSVVLGKFKSYGLRIEE
- the fucP gene encoding L-fucose:H+ symporter permease, whose protein sequence is MTAKVLEKKYVVPFILITSLFALWGFANDITNPMVAAFQTVMEMPAAEAALIQFAFYGGYGTMAIPAALFIGRYSYKAGILLGLGLYAIGALLFYPAAIYEEFIFFLLSIYILTFGLAFLETTANPYILSMGDPKTATRRLNFAQSFNPLGSISGMFIASQFVLTALESDKRNADGSLIFNTLSAAEKAVIKTHDLEVIRNPYVILGLVVIGIFIVIALFKMPTTKIEEEAKIPFSTAVKRLAANAKYREGVIAQVFYVGVQIMVWTFIIQYAERLGFTKAEAQHYNIIAMGIFIISRFISTALMKYLKAEFILTLFAIGGFFSIVGVIFIDGVAGLYCLVLTSAFMSLMFPTIYGIALNDLKEESTLGAAGLVMAIVGGALMPPLQGMLIDQGTIMGMPAVNVSFILPLLCFVMIAIYGFRTWKIHK
- a CDS encoding NapC/NirT family cytochrome c; protein product: MAKLKSFSVLTALIFVGVGAVVLLGVQQVMKATNSTEFCLSCHSMEQPKAEWEASSHFSNAKGIRAECADCHVPQDGLHYVKAKFIALKDLWYTITDKLPNQDVYEKYRSEMAQRVWKEMKETDSATCKSCHSADAMELSEQSEAARKMHKLAQETNQTCIDCHKGLVHFMPEMEVDNAAAADELTKHGGEFSNHDKTLYALAMKSVQSVQGGEVRLMPYAELTDWKETNGKLTALLKGWQQVGAESVMYMDLGKRITVALLSDEVKDKAQVVKTVHDSVTDSEWNAITMEIIAPKEAVTANISALNHFGNNLNQTHCSGCHAVIDADHYTANQWIGIVNSMKDRTSMSADDVRTLTIFLQRNGKDMVGSSH
- the torA gene encoding trimethylamine-N-oxide reductase TorA encodes the protein MKKDKINTKRKDFLKNSSLGAAGISLSGAIDGGVIGALASASAVAAESTTVVTAAHWGPLGVVVENGKVVKSGPAIVPALENELQSVVADQLYSETRIKYPMVRKGYLENPGKSDTTLRGHDEWVRVSWEQALDLVDKEFKRVRAEGGFENIFGGSYGWKSSGSLHSSRTLLHRYLNATGGFVGHKGDYSTGAAQVIIPHVLGTIEVYEQQTSWETILETSELVVLWSANPITTMRIAWTATDQKGLEYFKKLKESGKRIICIDPVKSESCEYLGAEWIPIHTATDVALMLGIAHTLVAADKHDKEFLKKYTTGYDKFERYLLGKEDGQVKDAQWAAEICGVPAEVIGQLANDFSSKRTMLMAGWGMQRQRHGEQTHWMLVTLASMLGQIGLPGGGFGLSYHYSNGGVPTTTGGVIGAMSATLDNDTSNTGQSWLSKSAKLSFPLARISDVLLNPGKTIEFNGTEITYPDIKLIYWAGGNPFVHHQDTNTLVKAWQKPETIIVNEVNWTPTARMADIVLPITTSYERNDLTMTGDYSMMHILPMKKVVEPQFEARSDYDVFAELAKRAGVEDLFTEGKTEMDWLKYFYQSAFNAARKNRVLMPKFEKFWEENKPITFTANEKAKKWVRYGEFREDPLLNPLGTPSGKIEIYSEVVAKMQYDDCKGHPTWMVPEEFAGNVTAEAPLALVTPHPYYRLHSQLANTSLREKYAVSDREPVLINTADAKVRGIVNGDVVRVFNRRGQVLAGAVVTDGIIKGTVALYEGAWYDPHELATAEKPLCKNGCPNVLTRDEGTSKLAQGNSPNTAIVQVEKFVGEVPAVTVFKEPKYMQM
- the pyrG gene encoding glutamine hydrolyzing CTP synthase, which produces MATNYIFVTGGVVSSLGKGIAAASLAAILEARGLNVTIMKLDPYINVDPGTMSPTQHGEVFVTQDGAETDLDLGHYERFIRTKMTKRNNFTTGKIYSEVLRKERRGDYLGATIQVIPHITNEIKDRVIAGAQGHDVVIVEVGGTVGDIESLPFLEALRQLAVQVGREHTLFMHLTLVPYIPTAGEVKTKPTQHSVKELLSIGIQPDVLICRSDRMIPPNERAKIALFCNVPERAVISLKDVNSIYQIPALLKSQGLDDFVCERFRLNCPEADLSEWEQVLYKQANPVGEVTIGMVGKYIELPDAYKSVNEALKHAGLTNRLTVNIKYIDSQDVETKGVEVLKGIDGILVPGGFGYRGVEGKIMTAQYARENHIPYLGICLGMQIALIEYARNVAGLAKANSSEFDRTCEQPVVALITEWQDAEGNTEVRTDNSDLGGTMRLGAQQCHLIEGSRARELYGSEIIEERHRHRYEVNNTLLPQIEKAGLKVTGLSADKKLVEIIEVPNHPWFVACQFHPEFTSTPRDGHPLFAGFVKAAYENHKKSA